One region of Zootoca vivipara chromosome 7, rZooViv1.1, whole genome shotgun sequence genomic DNA includes:
- the LOC118088607 gene encoding glutathione S-transferase Mu 1-like isoform X4 produces the protein MEPKTQEKLGMKEKTSLAGVELPYLINGKTKITQSNAIMRYIARKHKMCGESEEEMIGMDILENQLMDVRMAFARVCYSPDFEKLKPEYLEQLPGELKLLSQYLGDRKWFAGKKITYVDFLAYDVLERLWMFEPKYFEQFPNLKDFLDRFEALEKISAYMKSGRFLKTPIFVKYARWGNKK, from the exons ATGGAGCCAAAAACGCAAGAGAAGCTGGGaatgaaggagaaaacaagcttggcaGGTGTTGAA CTCCCTTATCTAATCAATGGTAAGACGAAGATCACACAAAGCAACGCCATCATGAGATACATTGCACGCAAGCACAAGATGT GTGGTGAGAGTGAAGAAGAAATGATTGGAATGGATATCCTTGAAAACCAGCTCATGGATGTCAGAATGGCCTTTGCAAGAGTTTGCTACAGTCCAGATTTT GAAAAACTGAAGCCTGAGTACCTGGAGCAGTTACCCGGGGaactgaagctgctctcccaGTATTTGGGGGACAGGAAGTGGTTTGCAGGAAAGAAG ATCACCTATGTAGATTTCCTTGCATATGATGTCTTGGAACGGCTCTGGATGTTTGAGCCAAAATACTTTGAACAGTTCCCAAATCTGAAGGATTTCCTTGACCGCTTTGAG GCTTTGGAGAAGATTTCTGCCTACATGAAATCTGGCCGTTTCCTGAAGACTCCCATTTTTGTGAAATATGCCAGGTggggcaataaaaaataa